In one Alnus glutinosa chromosome 14, dhAlnGlut1.1, whole genome shotgun sequence genomic region, the following are encoded:
- the LOC133857703 gene encoding receptor-like protein kinase HSL1, translating to MTKTTKKCIELSFYTSLFLLLLSHATSDQLHDQEQAVLLKLKQHWQNPPSLNHWNSSNSSHCIWPEITCSTDGSSVTGLSLQNMSINGTVPPFICDLKNLTSLDLSDNYMTSNEFPRALYKCSNLQYLDLSQNYFAGTVPDDIHLMAQLRLLNLGANSFSGNIPASIGQLTELRTLQLFQVPFNGSFPPEIGKLSNLERLELAWMTRITTTLPSEFTRLKKLKYLWVASSNLVGQIPDTIGEMAALEHLDLSMNNLSGKIPSGLFMPKNLSILYLYKNKLSGEIPRVVEALNIDVIDLSENNLTGTIPDDFGRLTKLSGLSLFFNQLSGKIPDSIGHLPRLIILKLFNNNLSGTLSPDFGRYSMLQEFQVSSNRLTGQLPQHLGENGKLVGVVAFNNDLSGQVPQSLENCNNMIIVNVHNNRFSGNVPSGLWTLFNLRTLMLSNNSFTGELPERVSWNLSRLEISRNKFSGKIPVEVSSWRNLVYLDASNNLLNGTIPRELTALPFLITLFLDQNRLSGSLPSDFLSWKSLNMLNLSRNAISGQIPKAFGSLPGLNVLDLSENQLFGEIPSELGLLKLTSLNLSSNHLTGRIPSEFENDAYASSFLNNPRLCANSPSLNIPNCNFKLQNSSKPSSKLLAWIIVLPAAFLGLVASLPVIIIYRKRKHVLDLITWTLTSFQRLNFTKFDILSGLTENNVIGCGGSGTVYRVAINPSSDFVAVKKIWNSKKLEQKLEKEFLAEVKILGLIRHSNIVKLLCCISSDNSKLLAYEYLENRSLDLWLHGKSGASTVSGSVHNDVLDWPKRMKIAVGAAQGLSYMHHDCSPPIVHRDLKSSNILLDSEFNAKIADFGLAKMMIKQGESATMSAVVGSFGYMAPEYVHTIRLNEKIDVYSFGVILLELATGRKASEGDEHTSLVQWAWRQFQESKPIVDALDEEVKELCYLDEMCCVFQLGIICTDTLPSSRPSMKEVLKILLRCSQPLVFGEKIISEYDASLLKNSKGERVLENNDATLASIV from the exons ATGacgaaaacaaccaaaaaatgcATCGAACTCTCTTTCTACACAAGTCTCTTCCTTCTCCTCTTAAGCCATGCAACCTCTGATCAGCTCCATGATCAAGAGCAGGCAGTTCTACTGAAGCTAAAGCAACACTGGCAAAACCCCCCGTCCCTCAACCATTGGAACTCATCAAACTCCTCCCACTGTATCTGGCCAGAGATCACCTGCAGTACTGATGGCTCATCAGTCACTGGACTATCCCTCCAAAACATGAGTATCAACGGAACAGTCCCACCCTTCATCTGTGACCTCAAGAACCTCACATCCCTCGACCTTTCAGACAACTATATGACCTCTAATGAGTTCCCACGAGCTCTCTACAAGTGCTCCAATCTCCAATACCTCGACCTCTCGCAGAACTACTTCGCCGGCACGGTCCCTGATGACATTCACCTCATGGCTCAGCTTCGCCTGCTCAACCTTGGAGCCAACAGCTTCTCCGGAAACATCCCAGCATCCATCGGGCAATTAACAGAGTTGAGAACACTTCAGCTCTTCCAGGTTCCATTTAACGGTTCTTTCCCGCCAGAAATTGGCAAATTGTCCAATCTCGAACGACTAGAATTGGCCTGGATGACGAGAATCACAACAACGTTGCCTTCGGAGTTCACAAGGCTGAAGAAATTGAAGTATCTTTGGGTGGCAAGCTCCAATTTGGTAGGACAAATCCCAGACACGATCGGAGAAATGGCGGCACTGGAGCATTTGGATTTGTCGATGAACAATCTGAGTGGGAAAATCCCGAGCGGTTTGTTTATGCCGAAGAATTTGAGTATATTGTAtctttacaaaaacaaattgtccGGGGAGATTCCTCGGGTGGTCGAGGCTTTAAATATAGACGTTATTGATCTCTCCGAGAATAACTTGACCGGAACAATACCCGATGATTTCGGAAGACTCACCAAATTGTCGGGTCTGAGTTTGTTTTTCAATCAATTATCTGGAAAAATTCCAGATAGCATAGGTCATCTTCCAAGGCTGATAATTCTTAAACTGTTTAACAACAATTTATCAGGTACTTTGTCTCCGGACTTTGGGCGGTATTCTATGCTTCAAGAGTTTCAGGTGTCGTCCAATAGGCTTACTGGCCAGCTGCCACAACACTTAGGTGAGAATGGAAAGTTGGTAGGAGTGGTAGCTTTCAACAACGATCTCAGTGGTCAAGTGCCCCAGTCGCTTGAAAATTGCAACAATATGATAATTGTTAATGTTCATAATAATAGGTTTTCTGGGAATGTTCCTAGTGGCCTATGGACATTATTCAATTTGAGAACTTTGATGTTAAGCAACAATTCATTTACAGGTGAGCTTCCTGAGAGAGTGTCATGGAATCTTTCTCGATTAGAGATTAGTCGCAACAAGTTTTCGGGTAAAATTCCGGTGGAAGTGTCTTCCTGGAGGAATTTGGTGTATCTCGACGCCAGCAATAACCTCTTAAACGGTACAATTCCTCGAGAACTAACAGCTCTTCCTTTTTTAATAACTCTTTTTCTTGATCAAAATCGACTCTCAGGCTCCCTTCCATCAGATTTTTTATCATGGAAATCGTTAAATATGCTAAACCTTAGCCGAAATGCAATCTCTGGACAAATTCCGAAGGCATTTGGTTCTTTACCAGGACTTAATGTTTTGGACCTCTCAGAAAACCAACTGTTTGGTGAAATTCCAAGTGAACTTGGCCTCCTGAAGCTCACTTCACTCAATCTCTCTTCGAATCATTTGACTGGGAGGATACCAAGTGAATTCGAAAATGATGCATATGCCAGCAGCTTCTTGAACAATCCTCGCCTCTGTGCTAATAGCCCATCACTAAACATTCCCAACTGCAATTTCAAACTCCAAAATTCAAGCAAACCTTCATCCAAATTGCTTGCTTGGATTATAGTTTTACCAGCAGCTTTCCTAGGTTTGGTAGCTTCATTGCCTGTGATCATAATTTATAGGAAGAGAAAGCATGTATTGGATTTGATCACGTGGACTCTCACCTCATTCCAGAGGCTGAATTTCACAAAATTTGACATTTTGTCAGGACTGACAGAAAATAATGTTATTGGTTGTGGTGGATCGGGAACAGTATATCGTGTTGCTATTAATCCTTCAAGTGATTTTGTTGCTGTGAAGAAGATTTGGAATAGCAAAAAGCTAGAGCAGAAGCTTGAAAAAGAATTTCTTGCAGAAGTCAAAATACTGGGTTTAATTCGACATTCCAACATAGTGAAGTTGCTCTGTTGTATCTCCAGTGATAATTCAAAACTTCTTGCCTACGAGTATTTGGAAAACCGCAGCTTGGATCTATGGCTGCATGGGAAGAGTGGAGCATCAACTGTCTCAGGTTCAGTCCATAACGATGTCTTGGATTGGCCTAAGAGGATGAAGATAGCAGTTGGGGCTGCCCAGGGGCTCTCCTATATGCACCACGACTGCTCACCACCCATTGTTCATCGAGATCTGAAGTCCAGCAACATCCTATTAGATTCCGAGTTTAATGCAAAAATCGCCGATTTCGGTCTTGCCAAGATGATGATCAAGCAGGGAGAATCTGCTACAATGTCAGCTGTGGTTGGCTCTTTCGGCTACATGGCTCCAG AGTATGTTCACACGATACGACTCAATGAAAAGATtgatgtttatagctttggGGTCATCCTTTTGGAACTGGCAACTGGAAGAAAAGCTAGTGAGGGTGACGAACACACATCACTTGTCCAATGGGCATGGCGACAGTTTCAGGAAAGCAAGCCTATAGTTGATGCCTTGGATGAGGAGGTCAAGGAGCTCTGTTACTTGGATGAAATGTGCTGTGTTTTCCAACTTGGAATCATTTGTACAGATACTCTGCCTTCTTCCAGACCCTCCATGAAAGAGGTTCTCAAAATTTTGCTCCGATGCAGCCAGCCACTTGTTTTTGGAGAGAAGATTATTTCCGAGTACGATGCTTCTCTCCTCAAGAATTCAAAGGGCGAGAGGGTATTAGAAAATAATGATGCAACTTTGGCATCCATTGTTTGA
- the LOC133857504 gene encoding LRR receptor-like serine/threonine-protein kinase HSL2: protein MAALEHLDLSRNNLSGKIPSSTLPPDLGRYSMLEVFQVASNYRLIGQLPQHLGDNGKLIRVVASDNNLSGQLPKSLGNCNNLIFLNVQNNRFSRNIPSGLWTLLNMGSLLLSNNSFIGELLERLSRNLSQLEISHNRIYRKREQVLDLTWELTSFQRLNFTESDILSRLIDNNVIGSGGSRKVYRVAINPSGEIVAVKKTWNKKKVEQKLEKEFLAEVKILSSIRHSNIVKLLCCISSTNNSKLLVYEYLENRSLDLWLHRKSSRASTISGSVQHVVLDWPKRFQIAVGAARGLSYTHDDCSPPIVHRDVKSSNILL from the exons atgGCGGCACTGGAGCATTTGGATTTGTCAAGAAACAATCTGAGCGGAAAAATCCCTAGCA GTACTCTACCTCCGGACCTTGGGCGGTATTCTATGCTTGAAGTTTTTCAGGTGGCGTCCAATTATAGGCTTATTGGCCAGCTGCCACAACACTTGGGTGATAATGGAAAGTTGATACGAGTGGTAGCTTCCGACAACAACCTCAGTGGTCAACTGCCGAAGTCGCTTGGAAATTGCAATAATTTGATATTTCttaatgttcaaaataataGGTTTTCTAGGAATATTCCTAGTGGCCTATGGACATTATTGAATATGGGCAGCTTGCTGTTAAGCAACAATTCGTTTATAGGTGAGCTTCTTGAGAGATTGTCACGCAATCTTTCTCAATTAGAGATCAGTCACAACAg GATATATCGAAAGAGAGAGCAGGTATTGGATTTGACGTGGGAGCTCACCTCATTCCAGAGGCTGAATTTCACAGAATCTGACATTTTGTCTAGACTGATAGATAATAATGTGATTGGTAGCGGTGGATCTAGAAAGGTATATCGTGTTGCTATTAATCCATCAGGTGAAATTGTCGCTGTGAAGAAGACATGGAATAAGAAAAAGGTAGAACAGAAGCTTGAAAAAGAATTTCTGGCAGAAGTCAAAATACTAAGTTCAATTCGACATTCCAACATAGTGAAGTTGCTCTGTTGTATCTCCAGTACTAATAATTCAAAACTTCTTGTCTACGAGTATTTGGAAAATCGTAGCTTAGATCTATGGTTGCATAGGAAGAGTAGTAGAGCATCAACTATCTCAGGTTCAGTCCAACATGTTGTCCTAGATTGGCCTAAGAGATTTCAAATAGCAGTTGGGGCTGCCCGGGGGCTCTCCTATACGCACGATGACTGCTCACCACCCATTGTTCATCGAGATGtgaagtcaagcaacatccttttgtaa